The proteins below are encoded in one region of Aphanothece sacrum FPU1:
- the egtD gene encoding L-histidine N(alpha)-methyltransferase, producing the protein MLVQAQKESLKVNDLTILEVSANTLEKVGQDVIEGLTKTPKSLPAKYFYDQRGSEIFEAICQLPEYYPTRTEALILCQYAEEIAQITGTCELIELGSGSSTKTRLLLDAYQAQKKFCKYVPIDVSETILKESAIQLQKDYPALYIQELVGTYEQALAQFTPTIWPARMIFFLGSSLGNFNPSQCDYLLNQITGVLEPGDYFLLGIDLQKPQDILEAAYNDSQGVTAAFNLNMLSHLNWRFGANFDTHFFTHEAIYNQEKSQIEMYLTCQSSQIVHLENLDLTVTFKTGESMLTEISRKFDLELMEKDLELKGLKTIKIFTDPQNWFGLILCRKSS; encoded by the coding sequence ATGTTAGTGCAAGCTCAAAAAGAATCGTTAAAAGTTAACGATTTAACTATCCTTGAAGTCTCCGCAAATACCTTAGAAAAAGTAGGACAAGATGTTATAGAGGGATTAACTAAAACTCCAAAAAGTTTACCAGCAAAGTATTTTTATGATCAACGTGGTTCTGAAATATTTGAAGCAATTTGTCAACTACCTGAATATTACCCTACTCGAACCGAGGCTTTGATTTTATGTCAATATGCTGAAGAAATTGCTCAGATTACAGGCACTTGTGAACTGATAGAATTAGGGAGTGGTAGTTCTACTAAAACTCGTCTATTATTAGACGCTTATCAAGCTCAGAAAAAATTTTGTAAATATGTGCCAATAGATGTTAGTGAAACTATTCTCAAAGAGAGTGCTATTCAATTACAAAAGGACTATCCTGCTTTATATATTCAAGAATTAGTGGGAACTTATGAACAAGCATTAGCTCAGTTTACTCCAACTATTTGGCCAGCCAGAATGATTTTTTTCTTAGGTAGTTCTCTAGGAAATTTTAACCCGTCCCAATGTGATTATTTGTTAAATCAAATTACTGGGGTACTCGAACCTGGGGATTACTTTTTATTAGGTATTGATTTACAAAAACCTCAAGATATTTTAGAAGCGGCTTATAATGATTCTCAAGGGGTAACGGCTGCTTTTAACTTAAATATGTTATCCCATTTAAACTGGCGTTTTGGAGCAAATTTTGATACTCATTTCTTTACTCACGAAGCTATTTATAATCAAGAAAAATCTCAGATTGAGATGTATTTAACTTGTCAAAGTAGCCAAATTGTGCATCTAGAAAACCTAGATTTAACAGTCACCTTTAAAACTGGAGAAAGTATGCTAACAGAAATTTCTCGTAAGTTTGACTTAGAACTGATGGAAAAAGACTTAGAATTAAAGGGATTGAAAACCATTAAAATCTTTACTGATCCTCAAAATTGGTTTGGTTTAATTCTTTGTCGCAAATCAAGCTGA
- a CDS encoding lysozyme, with translation MNITQNCLDLIKKWEGFRANAYLDPVNISTIGYGTIRYPNGQKVQMGDIISEPEAEALMKLEADEFAEIVSKAVTVALNQNQFDGLVCFCYNVGAGAFQESTLLKKLNAQDYTGAAEQFLVWNKGTINGRKVVLEGLTNRRKGQQPTVNRSTDVTGA, from the coding sequence ATGAATATCACCCAAAATTGTCTCGATCTGATCAAAAAATGGGAAGGATTTCGTGCCAACGCTTATTTAGATCCGGTAAATATTTCTACTATTGGTTATGGAACAATTCGTTATCCTAATGGGCAAAAAGTCCAGATGGGAGATATTATTTCGGAACCGGAAGCGGAGGCTCTAATGAAGTTAGAGGCTGATGAATTTGCCGAAATAGTAAGTAAAGCGGTAACGGTAGCACTCAATCAAAATCAATTTGATGGTTTAGTTTGTTTTTGCTACAACGTAGGAGCAGGGGCATTTCAAGAAAGTACCTTACTCAAGAAACTTAACGCTCAAGATTATACGGGAGCGGCAGAGCAATTTTTAGTCTGGAATAAAGGAACTATTAACGGTCGAAAAGTTGTTCTCGAAGGATTAACTAATCGGCGCAAAGGTCAACAACCCACCGTTAATCGGAGTACCGATGTAACGGGGGCTTGA
- the iscB gene encoding RNA-guided endonuclease IscB has product MSNYVLVIDSNKQPLNPCHPSVARKLLKSKNAAIFRQYPFTIVLKKEILDVVIEPIEIKIDPGSQTTGIALVQGDKVIFGAELSHRGSTIKDSLESRRSLRRGRRSRKTRYRQARFLNRKKPSCWLAPSLQHRVDTTLTWIKKLIKFAPIVGISQELVRFDLQQLENPEISGVEYQQGELVGYEVREYLLNKWDRKCSYCSIENVPLQVEHIHPKAKGGTNRISNLCLACESCNLKKGTKDINVFLAKKPDVLKRILSQAKRPLKDAAAVNSTRWTLFNALKNTGLPITTGSGGKTKFNRTRLNLPKQHWIDAACVGIVDTLKVLTNKPLLIKATGHGTRQSCRTDKYGFPSRYVPRFKFIKGFQTGDIVKAVVTKGKKIGTYVGRVAVRSIGSFNISSPNGLIQGISYKNCTHIHKKDGYSYAT; this is encoded by the coding sequence ATGTCAAATTATGTGTTAGTAATTGATTCAAACAAACAACCATTAAACCCTTGTCATCCGTCAGTAGCCAGAAAACTATTAAAAAGTAAAAATGCAGCAATATTTAGACAATATCCTTTTACTATTGTCTTAAAAAAAGAAATTCTCGATGTTGTAATTGAACCAATAGAAATTAAAATAGATCCTGGTTCTCAAACAACTGGTATTGCTTTAGTTCAAGGGGATAAAGTTATATTTGGTGCTGAACTTTCTCATCGTGGTTCAACTATTAAAGATAGTTTAGAATCAAGGAGATCATTACGTCGCGGTCGTCGTAGTCGTAAAACTCGTTATCGTCAAGCTAGATTTCTTAATAGAAAAAAACCTTCATGTTGGTTAGCTCCTTCCTTACAACATAGAGTAGATACTACTTTAACTTGGATTAAAAAACTAATTAAGTTCGCTCCTATTGTTGGTATTTCTCAAGAATTGGTAAGATTTGACTTACAACAATTAGAAAATCCTGAAATATCAGGAGTAGAATATCAACAAGGTGAATTAGTTGGTTACGAGGTAAGAGAGTATTTATTAAACAAATGGGACAGAAAATGTTCTTATTGTTCAATAGAAAATGTCCCTTTACAAGTTGAACACATTCATCCTAAAGCCAAAGGAGGTACAAATAGAATAAGTAATTTATGTTTAGCTTGTGAATCATGTAATCTCAAAAAAGGAACTAAAGATATTAATGTATTTTTAGCTAAAAAACCTGATGTTTTAAAGCGTATTTTATCACAAGCGAAACGTCCCTTAAAAGATGCTGCTGCTGTTAATTCTACCAGATGGACATTATTTAATGCTTTAAAAAACACAGGTTTACCCATAACTACAGGATCAGGAGGTAAAACTAAATTTAATAGAACACGATTAAATTTACCAAAACAACACTGGATTGATGCAGCTTGTGTAGGAATAGTTGATACTTTAAAAGTGTTAACTAATAAACCATTATTAATTAAAGCAACAGGTCATGGAACTAGACAATCTTGCAGAACCGATAAATATGGTTTTCCTTCTAGATATGTTCCTAGATTCAAATTCATTAAAGGTTTTCAAACAGGAGATATCGTAAAAGCTGTTGTAACTAAAGGTAAAAAAATAGGGACTTATGTTGGTCGTGTTGCTGTCCGATCAATAGGTAGTTTTAATATATCTAGTCCTAATGGATTAATCCAAGGTATTAGTTATAAAAACTGTACGCATATTCACAAAAAGGATGGTTATTCTTATGCGACATAG
- a CDS encoding peptidoglycan-binding protein, giving the protein MARKGSDVVEILTIESPEKEDLITVLRQYPNAKNFLLAPPGKAVPSGERLLIQKRATATITKVDGPPTLDNPLLIIGMGAEDDTPPSLNQDIEELQTRLKALGYYQGEIDANFGFNTDLAVKAFQAKEFGESEADGKVGRKTWDKLWGKDRPETTITASSSPAIRGKNYLKLNKTSKKDEFGCFVLKMEYFKDGNLKDSMSVCSGTRGAQFFKTGPNSVPKSFQPLPEGKWRIENIKWAGGPQHKDDYSGKFVFPDPGVGPVSTPLTYVSPGFTRRSAIEIHIDWNRRPKSPGTAGCVGLYNIADYQRFVRWLRETDPRDFYVDWGLGTCPKP; this is encoded by the coding sequence GTGGCTCGTAAGGGTTCAGATGTGGTGGAGATTTTAACCATAGAAAGCCCCGAAAAAGAAGATTTAATTACCGTTCTACGCCAATATCCTAACGCTAAAAATTTCCTCCTCGCCCCCCCTGGAAAGGCAGTTCCTTCGGGAGAGCGACTCCTCATCCAAAAGAGAGCAACCGCTACCATCACAAAAGTTGATGGGCCTCCTACTTTGGATAATCCTCTCTTAATCATTGGGATGGGGGCCGAAGATGATACACCCCCTAGTCTTAATCAGGATATTGAGGAACTACAAACCCGTCTGAAAGCTTTGGGGTATTATCAAGGAGAAATTGATGCAAACTTCGGTTTTAATACTGATCTAGCTGTTAAAGCTTTCCAAGCTAAGGAGTTTGGAGAAAGTGAAGCGGACGGCAAAGTAGGCCGGAAAACTTGGGACAAACTCTGGGGGAAAGATAGACCAGAAACTACCATCACTGCTTCCTCTTCTCCTGCTATTCGTGGGAAAAATTATCTTAAATTAAACAAGACCAGCAAAAAAGATGAGTTCGGATGCTTTGTTCTCAAAATGGAATACTTTAAAGATGGTAATCTGAAAGATTCTATGAGCGTATGTTCTGGTACTCGTGGCGCACAGTTTTTCAAAACGGGGCCTAATAGCGTACCCAAAAGCTTTCAACCTCTACCCGAAGGAAAATGGCGCATCGAGAACATTAAATGGGCAGGAGGGCCGCAACACAAGGATGATTACTCAGGAAAATTTGTATTCCCTGATCCTGGAGTTGGGCCTGTTTCGACTCCACTAACCTATGTGAGTCCCGGTTTCACAAGGCGAAGTGCGATCGAAATTCATATTGACTGGAATCGTCGCCCAAAATCGCCAGGAACTGCTGGTTGTGTGGGACTATATAATATTGCCGATTATCAACGATTTGTCCGTTGGTTAAGGGAGACAGACCCACGAGACTTCTATGTTGATTGGGGTTTAGGTACTTGTCCAAAACCTTAG
- the ovoA gene encoding 5-histidylcysteine sulfoxide synthase, whose product MNNFKSHPPIELNNCSKETILNYFENAWKLEDILMQSIIEEKTFYVNPDDLRNPLIFYLGHCPAFYINKLFQVNLLEKSLNSNYEILFGFGVDPETPDELKAAIADIKWPEVSQVWEYRNQAYQIILEFIKNALFTFPIRQNDPLWALIMGMEHQRIHIETSSMLIRQLPVEKVERPQGWEYAPSHSKISHNEMIEVSGGIVDIGKPEDSPIYGWDNEYGYRQVEVNIFLVSKYMITNGEFKEFVDNGGYENKAYWDDESWQWKNHYQVKYPKFWLVDNQGNYQYRAMFDVMELPLDWPVEVNHYEAMAYCRAQNQPTRLMSEAEYNLATYGSHKNDNYDPKKDNFDNYNLNLKFGSPSPVGMLETAKNSFGIYDLRGNVWEWLEDDFNPLPGFKAHFLYEDNSTPFFNSQHKMMLGGCWITNGTEVLQYYRNWFRSNFYQHAGFRIVKDVKKLF is encoded by the coding sequence ATGAATAATTTTAAATCTCACCCTCCCATTGAACTTAATAATTGTAGTAAAGAAACCATCCTTAATTACTTTGAAAATGCTTGGAAATTAGAAGATATTCTGATGCAAAGTATTATTGAAGAAAAGACATTTTATGTTAATCCCGATGATTTAAGGAATCCTCTAATTTTTTATTTAGGTCATTGTCCTGCATTCTATATTAACAAATTATTTCAGGTTAATCTATTAGAAAAATCTTTAAATTCAAATTATGAAATCTTATTTGGATTTGGAGTAGACCCGGAAACACCGGATGAATTAAAGGCTGCTATTGCTGATATTAAATGGCCCGAAGTTTCTCAGGTTTGGGAATATCGTAACCAAGCATATCAAATCATTTTAGAGTTTATTAAAAATGCCCTGTTTACTTTTCCTATTAGGCAAAATGATCCTCTTTGGGCGTTAATAATGGGTATGGAACATCAGCGTATTCATATTGAAACTTCTTCTATGTTAATTAGACAACTTCCTGTTGAGAAAGTTGAACGCCCCCAAGGTTGGGAATATGCCCCTTCTCACAGTAAGATTTCTCATAATGAAATGATTGAAGTTTCTGGGGGAATAGTTGACATTGGTAAACCTGAAGATTCTCCTATTTATGGTTGGGATAATGAATACGGTTATCGTCAAGTTGAAGTTAATATTTTTCTGGTTAGTAAGTATATGATAACCAATGGAGAATTTAAAGAATTTGTTGATAATGGTGGTTACGAAAATAAAGCTTACTGGGATGATGAATCTTGGCAATGGAAGAATCATTATCAAGTCAAATATCCTAAATTTTGGTTAGTTGATAATCAGGGTAATTATCAATATCGAGCTATGTTTGATGTGATGGAATTACCTTTAGATTGGCCCGTAGAAGTTAATCATTATGAAGCAATGGCCTATTGTCGCGCTCAAAATCAACCAACCCGTTTAATGAGTGAAGCTGAGTATAATTTAGCAACTTATGGAAGTCATAAAAATGATAATTATGATCCGAAAAAAGATAATTTTGATAATTACAATCTTAATTTAAAATTTGGCTCACCTAGTCCAGTAGGAATGTTAGAAACAGCAAAAAATAGCTTTGGAATTTATGATTTGCGGGGGAATGTTTGGGAGTGGTTAGAGGATGATTTTAATCCATTACCAGGATTTAAAGCTCATTTTCTCTATGAAGATAATTCTACTCCCTTTTTTAATAGCCAACATAAAATGATGTTAGGGGGATGTTGGATAACGAATGGAACAGAAGTGTTACAATATTACCGCAATTGGTTCCGTTCCAATTTTTATCAACACGCTGGTTTTAGAATTGTTAAAGATGTTAAAAAACTGTTTTAA
- a CDS encoding DnaJ C-terminal domain-containing protein yields the protein MASTDFKDYYALLGVSKSATVEEIKKAFRKLAVKHHPDRNPGDKAAEERFKEISEAYEVLSDKEKRQKYDQFGQYWKQAGAGATGGWPQGNGGVNVGDFDFSQYGNFDEFINELLGRFSTPGGPRGGNYTYRTNTGNPGYGEGFAQQPSGGDQTANLRLSLLEAFRGVQKRLNLGNEIIDVRIPAGAKTGSKVRIKGKGSANPYNQQRGDLYLNIELEPHSFFQFEDDNLVCEVPITPDEAVLGASIEVPTPDGQVTVKVPPGIRSGQTLRLRGKGWVHPKDGRGDQLVKIVIDTPQSLTQAEREYYEKIRDIRTYNPRNHLQRISL from the coding sequence ATGGCTTCGACTGACTTTAAAGATTACTATGCCCTATTAGGAGTGAGTAAAAGTGCTACTGTGGAGGAAATTAAAAAAGCCTTCCGCAAATTAGCCGTTAAACATCACCCAGACAGAAACCCTGGAGACAAAGCAGCCGAAGAACGTTTTAAAGAAATTAGTGAAGCTTACGAGGTGCTGTCAGATAAGGAAAAACGCCAAAAATATGACCAATTTGGCCAATATTGGAAACAAGCTGGCGCAGGTGCAACAGGAGGATGGCCTCAAGGCAATGGGGGCGTAAATGTGGGGGATTTTGATTTTAGTCAATATGGTAATTTTGACGAATTTATCAATGAATTATTAGGCCGTTTCTCTACTCCTGGAGGCCCCAGAGGAGGAAATTATACTTATCGCACTAATACGGGCAACCCTGGTTATGGAGAAGGTTTTGCCCAACAACCTTCAGGGGGCGACCAAACGGCTAACCTGCGTTTAAGCTTGTTAGAAGCGTTTCGCGGAGTACAAAAAAGGCTGAATTTAGGTAATGAAATCATCGATGTTCGTATTCCTGCCGGGGCAAAAACGGGCAGTAAAGTGCGTATAAAAGGAAAAGGGAGTGCTAACCCCTATAATCAACAACGGGGGGATTTATACCTCAATATTGAACTTGAACCCCATTCATTTTTCCAGTTTGAGGATGATAATTTGGTTTGTGAGGTTCCTATTACTCCTGATGAGGCGGTATTAGGGGCATCTATAGAGGTTCCTACCCCTGATGGACAGGTGACGGTTAAGGTTCCTCCTGGTATTCGTTCGGGGCAAACTTTACGGTTACGGGGGAAAGGTTGGGTTCATCCCAAGGATGGACGAGGGGATCAATTAGTTAAAATTGTGATAGATACGCCTCAAAGTTTAACTCAAGCAGAACGGGAATATTACGAGAAAATTCGTGATATTCGCACTTATAATCCCCGTAATCACTTACAACGGATTAGTCTCTGA